One genomic region from Marmota flaviventris isolate mMarFla1 chromosome 6, mMarFla1.hap1, whole genome shotgun sequence encodes:
- the LOC114095978 gene encoding sperm motility kinase 2B-like yields the protein MVSKSSQSRVALWGPGSCQEPGFLDQYEVLRAIGHGEFGQVHLARHRLTGAEVAVKVLKTVTQDISDLSEPLMLRSLEHPNVIQLFQVMRTRKNLYMVMEYAGGGQLLEHIPPGGMQQEEACRLFRQIVCALGHCHDKGVVHRDLKPANIMLDARGHVKLIDFGFSARFTAGQKLNDLWGTLAYIAPEIVLKQEYEGPPVDIWSLGVILYFMLTGSHPFRGDTPQEMLMRILLARFQVPSSVPLKARRLIHQILVLNPKKRPTVKQILQHPWLRQGEPCAPHPSSQALPTRPDPAILTMLFDLGFDPYQTWVSLAKRKFDVVMATYLILKHQQGQGVGSTFQGQPVPQWLRPRQRPENLSNVPVLPQRSASQPALRTFPLPSEYLLPEDAQQPGHRDIRGGSLPAIPLRCPPAGAPTLRSCSQSDSGFPRPKPSRVLVWWSRAHSSSSSLDTAPRQGPGHTNGWKQVRSRIAACVRALCCCCVPRVSNKVAPMSQRSDVPHP from the coding sequence ATGGTTAGCAAGAGTAGTCAGTCTAGAGTAGCGTTGTGGGGGCCGGGCTCCTGCCAGGAGCCAGGCTTCCTGGACCAGTATGAGGTCCTGAGGGCCATTGGGCATGGCGAGTTTGGTCAGGTCCACCTGGCCCGCCATCGCCTCACGGGGGCAGAGGTGGCAGTGAAAGTCCTGAAGACGGTGACGCAGGACATCTCGGACCTCTCCGAACCTCTAATGTTGAGGAGCCTGGAGCACCCCAACGTGATCCAGCTCTTTCAGGTGATGAGGACCAGGAAAAACCTGTACATGGTGATGGAGTACGCAGGTGGGGGACAGCTACTTGAGCACATCCCCCCTGGTGGCATGCAGCAGGAGGAGGCCTGCAGACTCTTCAGGCAGATCGTGTGTGCCCTGGGCCACTGCCACGACAAGGGCGTCGTGCACCGAGACCTGAAGCCAGCGAACATCATGCTGGATGCCAGAGGACACGTGAAACTCATCGACTTCGGCTTCAGCGCCAGGTTCACGGCCGGGCAGAAGCTGAATGACTTATGGGGTACTCTGGCCTACATCGCCCCAGAAATTGTCCTGAAGCAAGAGTATGAGGGCCCCCCAGTGGACATCTGGAGCCTGGGCGTCATTCTCTATTTTATGTTGACGGGGAGCCACCCATTCAGGGGGGACACCCCTCAGGAGATGCTGATGAGGATCCTTCTGGCCAGGTTCCAGGTGCCCAGTTCTGTTCCCCTCAAAGCACGAAGGCTCATCCACCAGATCCTGGTCCTGAACCCCAAGAAGCGACCCACAGTGAAGCAGATCCTGCAGCACCCATGGCTGCGGCAGGGTGAGCCGTGTGCACCCCATCCTTCCAGCCAGGCCCTGCCCACACGCCCAGACCCCGCCATCCTGACCATGCTGTTCGACCTGGGTTTTGATCCCTACCAAACCTGGGTGTCTCTGGCCAAGAGGAAGTTCGATGTGGTGATGGCGACGTACCTCATCCTGAAGCACCAGCAAGGCCAGGGGGTAGGGAGCACCTTCCAGGGGCAGCCTGTGCCTCAGTGGCTTAGGCCTCGCCAGCGCCCCGAGAATCTCTCCAATGTCCCTGTCCTCCCACAGAGGAGCGCCAGCCAGCCTGCCCTGCGCACCTTCCCCTTGCCCTCTGAGTATCTGCTGCCCGAGGACGCCCAACAGCCAGGGCACAGGGACATCAGGGGTGGCAGCCTGCCTGCCATTCCTCTGCGCTGCCCGCCTGCAGGGGCCCCCACTCTCCGCAGCTGCTCCCAGTCTGACTCTGGCTTCCCCAGGCCCAAGCCCTCCAGGGTCCTCGTCTGGTGGTCCAGGGCAcacagcagctcctcctccctggaCACAGCCCCGAGGCAAGGCCCTGGCCACACCAATGGCTGGAAACAGGTGAGGAGCAGGATCGCTGCCTGTGTCCGAGCCCTGTGCTGCTGCTGCGTGCCACGTGTCAGCAATAAAGTGGCTCCAATGTCACAGAGAAGCGACGTGCCACACCCATAG